A DNA window from Aureibaculum sp. 2308TA14-22 contains the following coding sequences:
- a CDS encoding RagB/SusD family nutrient uptake outer membrane protein has protein sequence MKIKKEIINYISLIALMLVSFSCGDDFVDVKPESENSENFFNSTEDYERALLAAYDPLQSTYLNVMLGEIASDNTLAGGESATDVPGIQEIDDMIHTPVNAQLRDIWSWMYGGVNRTNFIMEFQNNIDFAGKNEILAQTRFLRAYYYFELVKWFGDVPLAVDKRILFGDETSLDRTPKAQIYVQIESDLQFAADNLPATQTQAGRVTKGAAQSLLGKVFLFQDKFSEAATVLDQAISGPYDLLDDYTTMFENDNENNIESVFEIQYTDEEGAGFGCLQCSEGNVAVGFNGIRNYSGPTFESGFSFNVPTQEVVDEFEDGDGRFETAILDIDAWATSTGATFVTGFEHTGYYNRKYISRQGDANTGDQNLTNPNNYRAIRFADVLLMGAEAYARGGLGDETARGYLNRVRTRAGLPDINSSGTNLIDAIYHERRVELVGEGHHFFDLVRTGRAAQEIDGFVAGKHEVFPIPSIEIELAGNIWSQNPGY, from the coding sequence ATGAAAATCAAAAAAGAAATTATAAACTATATAAGTCTTATAGCATTAATGCTTGTGTCATTTTCATGTGGTGATGACTTTGTTGATGTTAAGCCAGAAAGTGAAAATTCTGAGAACTTTTTTAATTCAACTGAAGATTATGAGCGTGCATTGCTTGCAGCTTATGATCCATTGCAATCAACATACTTAAACGTAATGCTGGGTGAAATAGCATCTGACAATACACTGGCTGGCGGCGAAAGTGCAACTGATGTTCCTGGTATCCAAGAAATAGATGATATGATTCATACACCTGTAAATGCTCAACTGAGAGATATTTGGAGTTGGATGTATGGAGGAGTTAATAGAACAAATTTTATAATGGAATTTCAAAATAATATTGATTTTGCCGGCAAAAATGAAATTTTAGCACAAACTCGGTTCTTAAGAGCCTATTATTATTTTGAATTGGTAAAATGGTTTGGTGATGTGCCTTTGGCAGTTGATAAAAGAATATTATTCGGTGATGAGACAAGCCTTGACAGAACACCAAAAGCTCAAATTTATGTACAGATAGAATCTGATCTGCAATTTGCTGCTGATAATTTACCAGCTACACAAACACAGGCAGGTAGAGTTACTAAAGGAGCAGCTCAATCTTTATTGGGTAAAGTATTTTTATTTCAAGATAAATTTTCCGAAGCAGCAACTGTACTTGACCAAGCTATTTCAGGGCCTTATGATTTACTTGATGATTATACTACAATGTTTGAAAATGATAATGAGAATAATATTGAATCAGTTTTTGAAATTCAATATACAGATGAAGAAGGTGCCGGATTTGGTTGTTTACAATGTAGTGAAGGTAATGTAGCTGTTGGCTTTAATGGTATACGCAATTACAGTGGGCCTACATTTGAGTCTGGTTTTAGTTTTAATGTCCCTACACAAGAAGTAGTTGATGAGTTTGAAGATGGAGACGGAAGGTTTGAAACAGCCATTTTAGATATAGATGCTTGGGCCACTTCAACAGGAGCTACTTTTGTTACCGGATTCGAACATACAGGTTATTATAATAGAAAATATATTTCCCGTCAAGGTGATGCCAATACTGGAGATCAAAATCTAACAAATCCAAATAATTATAGAGCCATTCGTTTTGCCGATGTGTTACTTATGGGAGCTGAAGCCTATGCTCGTGGTGGATTAGGAGACGAAACCGCTAGAGGTTATCTAAATAGAGTTAGAACTCGTGCTGGTTTACCTGATATAAATAGTAGCGGGACAAATTTAATTGATGCTATTTATCACGAACGTAGAGTTGAATTGGTTGGTGAAGGACACCACTTCTTTGACTTGGTTAGAACTGGAAGAGCTGCACAAGAGATTGATGGATTTGTTGCTGGTAAACATGAAGTTTTTCCAATACCATCTATAGAAATTGAATTGGCCGGTAATATCTGGTCTCAAAACCCAGGATATTAA
- a CDS encoding glucan endo-1,3-beta-D-glucosidase, producing the protein MKNYKYIIGLLCFTLLLFSSCQDDTVDVGDITAPSNVTITAEIVGADANNPNGDGSGTVNFKVNADNALAYHFVYNGETRLAPQGEMTYDFAITGLHTYTVTVIAYGTGGNSSSKTVQLEVLALYEPPADLLEMLVGSGSKIWRIKSESAHFGLGPVGGGIFAEWFSAGADSKAGTGMYDDRYTFDENGTFTHATGGTVFGRENLINEIGGPGDGTADGADILNYTYADYTESWSLSAPGGVETISLTGLGFMGYYTGGNHKYEIFDRSANEMTLRTTDGNGEFDWWFVLIAE; encoded by the coding sequence ATGAAAAATTATAAATATATCATAGGCCTTTTATGTTTTACGTTGCTATTATTTAGCAGTTGTCAAGACGATACAGTGGATGTGGGAGACATTACAGCCCCTTCAAATGTCACTATAACTGCTGAAATTGTTGGTGCTGACGCCAATAATCCTAATGGAGATGGCAGTGGAACTGTTAATTTTAAAGTTAATGCGGATAATGCCTTGGCATATCATTTCGTTTATAACGGAGAAACGAGGTTAGCTCCACAAGGAGAAATGACCTATGACTTTGCCATTACAGGTTTACATACGTATACAGTAACGGTAATTGCATATGGGACAGGAGGAAACTCTTCAAGTAAAACAGTACAATTAGAAGTATTAGCATTGTACGAGCCACCAGCTGATTTATTAGAGATGTTGGTTGGCAGTGGTTCAAAAATTTGGAGAATAAAATCTGAAAGTGCACACTTTGGTTTAGGACCTGTTGGAGGAGGAATATTTGCAGAATGGTTTTCTGCAGGAGCTGATAGTAAAGCTGGTACTGGAATGTATGATGATAGATATACATTTGATGAAAATGGAACCTTTACACATGCAACGGGTGGTACTGTTTTTGGACGAGAAAATCTAATAAATGAAATAGGAGGGCCAGGCGATGGAACTGCTGATGGTGCAGACATATTGAATTATACTTATGCTGATTATACCGAAAGCTGGTCATTAAGTGCACCTGGTGGCGTTGAAACAATTAGTTTAACAGGTCTAGGCTTTATGGGCTACTATACTGGAGGGAATCATAAATACGAAATATTTGACCGTTCAGCTAATGAAATGACATTAAGAACTACTGATGGTAATGGAGAATTTGATTGGTGGTTTGTTTTAATAGCAGAGTAG
- a CDS encoding SusC/RagA family TonB-linked outer membrane protein: MKSNLSLIIFLFFSMLVFGQDLEIKGTVFEAATNSPLPGVNVIVKNTTTGVTTDFDGNFVITKRTIGDILVFSFIGFTDQEVTITGSDFLTIQLQEDAQSLDEVVVVGYGTQRKKEVTGAVTVVSAETIENLKPTRVEQALQGQVPGVNITSQSGSPGSGATINIRGISTNGDSRPLIMVDGNVIEDLSTINPGDIKSINVLKDATAGIYGVRAANGVILITTKTGRKSMSPKFEFSSYVGFQETTRKIPVLNATEYAVINNEAFAAGGMTPRFTDISNLGSGTNWQDEVFETAPISNYSISLNGGGENSSYSYGANFLTQDGIVGGDKSNFNRFSTRFNYNLDFLKNFKFNFSTIYTDANKNKLSENALGSILFNALNMDPTLTVYDENGDYTLAEGLGNEVINPLAQIENTYDKDKTDKISFVAGLSYNFFKNFTAETRYQFNHALVNTKVFSPQAFYGSGKVFNKDRSEVQKIRSTYTDYTWDSFITYQNTIAENHNVKALLGMSVFKTTGTFSNFKGFDIPDNAFENATIENATDVEDVLFQQPKKFDQRLLSYFARVQYDYKGRILFSGVIRRDGSTRFAPNNRFGYFPSASIGAILIDNGDAVNFLKLRGSYGVIGNDRIGDFRYVSLLNGEGVYVFNETRAFGAAAGALSNPEIKWEKQKTLDIGLDAKFANNKIDVTLDYFSRETEDLLLVPSVSGILGVAAPGASAPTINAGTVENKGIEFSIAYKDRLSENFDFNISYNFTTLKNEVLAVSSNTDFLTGGQFGVGQEPPSRMEVGFPIGYFYGLQTNGVFQNQAEVDAHANQANAAPGDLKYVDINGDGAIDSDDRTDIGNPIPDVTMGLNIGFNYKNFDFSTYTYASVGNDIVRNYERQQNQTNKGIQFLNRWTGEGSTNSFHRVTNGANSNSLFSDFYVEDGSYVRIQNVQLGYTFGDKFKEATKIDNVRIYASVNNLYTFTEYRGFDPSASSGAPIGGGIDFGFYPVPRTYLFGINIKF, translated from the coding sequence ATGAAATCAAATTTATCGCTTATCATTTTTTTATTTTTTTCAATGTTGGTCTTTGGCCAAGATTTAGAAATAAAAGGAACCGTATTTGAGGCAGCTACTAATTCACCCTTACCCGGTGTAAATGTAATTGTAAAGAATACTACCACCGGAGTTACTACAGATTTCGATGGAAATTTTGTTATTACCAAGAGAACGATTGGAGACATCTTAGTTTTCTCGTTTATTGGGTTTACCGATCAAGAGGTTACTATAACTGGTAGTGACTTTTTAACAATTCAACTTCAAGAGGATGCTCAATCTTTAGATGAAGTTGTTGTCGTTGGATATGGTACACAACGTAAAAAAGAAGTTACTGGAGCTGTAACCGTTGTTAGTGCTGAAACTATAGAGAATTTAAAACCGACTCGAGTAGAGCAGGCCCTACAAGGTCAAGTACCTGGTGTTAACATAACATCACAATCAGGTTCTCCGGGTAGTGGTGCTACTATTAATATTAGGGGTATTTCGACTAATGGTGATAGTAGACCTTTAATAATGGTTGATGGAAACGTCATTGAGGATTTAAGTACTATAAACCCTGGTGATATAAAAAGCATTAATGTATTAAAAGATGCTACCGCTGGTATTTATGGTGTAAGAGCTGCGAACGGTGTAATCTTAATTACTACTAAAACAGGTAGAAAGAGCATGTCACCAAAATTTGAATTCTCCTCTTATGTTGGTTTTCAAGAAACTACGCGAAAGATTCCCGTTTTAAATGCTACTGAATATGCTGTCATTAATAATGAAGCATTTGCGGCTGGGGGTATGACGCCTAGGTTTACTGATATTTCCAATTTAGGATCAGGAACCAATTGGCAAGATGAAGTTTTTGAAACTGCACCTATTTCTAATTATAGTATAAGCCTAAATGGAGGTGGCGAAAATTCTTCTTATAGTTATGGAGCCAATTTTTTAACGCAAGATGGTATTGTGGGGGGAGATAAATCAAACTTCAATCGTTTCTCAACACGTTTCAATTATAATTTGGATTTCTTAAAGAATTTTAAATTTAATTTTTCTACTATATATACAGATGCTAATAAAAATAAATTATCTGAAAATGCATTAGGTTCAATTTTGTTTAATGCATTAAATATGGATCCTACGCTAACTGTTTATGACGAAAATGGTGATTATACATTAGCAGAAGGCTTAGGAAATGAAGTTATAAACCCTTTAGCACAAATAGAAAATACGTATGACAAAGATAAAACCGACAAAATAAGTTTTGTTGCAGGACTCAGCTATAATTTCTTTAAAAATTTTACTGCTGAAACGCGTTACCAGTTCAATCATGCCTTAGTAAATACTAAAGTATTTTCTCCTCAGGCATTCTATGGTTCTGGTAAAGTATTTAATAAGGACAGAAGTGAGGTTCAAAAGATAAGAAGCACCTATACTGATTATACTTGGGATAGCTTTATAACCTATCAAAATACAATTGCTGAAAATCATAATGTAAAGGCTTTATTAGGTATGTCGGTTTTCAAAACCACGGGAACATTTTCTAATTTTAAAGGTTTTGATATACCAGATAATGCCTTTGAAAATGCTACTATTGAAAATGCTACAGATGTAGAAGATGTTTTGTTTCAACAGCCCAAAAAGTTTGATCAAAGATTATTATCCTATTTTGCTAGGGTACAATATGACTATAAAGGTAGAATTTTATTCTCAGGTGTTATAAGACGTGATGGGTCAACAAGATTTGCTCCAAATAATAGATTCGGTTATTTTCCATCTGCATCAATAGGGGCTATCTTAATTGATAACGGTGATGCTGTTAACTTCTTAAAACTTAGAGGTAGTTATGGTGTTATAGGTAATGACAGAATAGGTGATTTTAGATACGTCTCTTTATTAAATGGAGAAGGTGTATATGTTTTTAACGAAACTAGGGCGTTTGGTGCGGCAGCCGGTGCTTTATCAAATCCTGAAATTAAATGGGAAAAGCAAAAGACCTTAGACATTGGACTTGACGCTAAATTTGCAAACAATAAAATTGACGTTACGTTGGATTATTTTAGTAGAGAGACGGAAGATTTATTGTTAGTACCTTCTGTATCTGGAATATTGGGAGTTGCTGCTCCTGGTGCCTCAGCACCGACAATTAATGCTGGAACTGTAGAAAATAAAGGTATTGAATTCTCAATAGCCTATAAAGACAGGTTGTCAGAAAATTTCGATTTTAATATAAGCTATAATTTTACAACGCTTAAAAATGAAGTTTTAGCGGTTAGTAGTAATACAGACTTTTTAACTGGTGGACAATTTGGTGTAGGACAAGAGCCGCCTTCAAGAATGGAAGTTGGTTTTCCAATAGGTTATTTTTATGGACTTCAAACAAATGGAGTATTTCAAAATCAAGCAGAGGTGGATGCACATGCCAATCAAGCAAATGCGGCACCTGGTGATTTAAAATATGTAGATATTAATGGAGACGGAGCTATAGATTCAGATGACAGAACAGATATTGGTAACCCAATACCAGATGTTACTATGGGTTTAAACATTGGGTTTAATTATAAGAATTTTGACTTTAGTACATATACCTATGCTTCGGTTGGTAATGATATTGTTCGTAACTACGAACGTCAGCAAAATCAAACCAACAAAGGAATTCAGTTTTTAAATAGATGGACTGGCGAGGGAAGTACAAACTCTTTTCATAGGGTTACTAATGGGGCAAACTCAAATAGTCTCTTCTCAGACTTTTATGTAGAAGATGGTTCTTATGTGAGAATTCAAAATGTACAATTGGGTTATACCTTTGGTGATAAGTTTAAAGAAGCCACTAAAATAGACAATGTAAGAATTTACGCTTCCGTAAATAATTTATATACATTTACTGAATATCGAGGTTTTGATCCCTCAGCATCATCAGGAGCACCAATAGGTGGTGGTATAGATTTTGGATTCTATCCAGTTCCTAGAACATATTTGTTTGGTATAAATATTAAATTTTAA
- a CDS encoding triple tyrosine motif-containing protein: protein MIRLIAFIFSLCIAQSIIAQEIPPLKSFLPSDYLADNQNWSISQDKSGIIYVANSAGLLTYNGASWKLYNTPNASAMRSVKVINNRIYVGSYMEFGYYEKNELGELEFTKLSETIQNDIIEDEEFWQIEHYKDWILFRSRRRIYFYNLKSKKYRYQTVNNSLNSLSVFDNQVYFHVSREGIYTLQEGQEKLVISDALINSKSVINLFKLQNNLVAVTDNGIFKIGKNDNKPLNEQLNSIFENTTIYSAIQLNDGRMALGTVSNGLMIVDSDGNITDHIKQENGLTNNTILSLFQDSSNTIWLGTDYGINYINVNTSLKIFNDRRGKIGTVYDAIKYNQYIYLGSNQGLFYKSDNSLDEYEIIPNTSGQVWTLFEYNGTLFCGHNSGTFIIKDSKAIKIADVLGSWLFRKVPNHPELLLQGNYDGIHVLKRIDGNWVYQHKLKGFDFSSQYFEFADNKIIVNHEYKGVFELKFNSNFTEFTNIKKFDSLISYQNSGLSKYKDQIFYTSKHGFFKYNTETMEFIRNDSISKFINDDFVSGRMTVNEDGIWLFGKDNLINLKQGQLSNQLELKKVPFPMTLFSSMKGFQKLTKIDANNYLVGSSNGFTLIDVNHENNQEFEVIINEIENYNIQNDFISKIAHSEDQVFKYNTNGFEINYAAPFYNAMYPVLYQTRLLGRGDNWSDWSADHKTVYQNLPDGDYTFEVRAKVGEMESNNIATFTFRIDKPWYRSAMAYVIYALSILFLGFFVHLNYKRYYKRQRQLLLERNKRVLALKELKAKEQLMNIEKEQLQKDIDFKNKELAISTMSIIKKNEILSSIKKELLIKNSEKAKTEVIKIINKNINNNKDWEFLEEAFNNADKDFLKKIKNIHPDLTPNDLRFCAYLRLNLSSKEIAPLLNISVRSVEIKRYRLRKKLNLSHEDSLINYILEI, encoded by the coding sequence ATGATTAGATTGATCGCATTTATATTTTCTTTATGTATTGCTCAGTCAATTATTGCACAAGAAATACCTCCGCTTAAATCCTTTTTACCTAGTGATTATTTAGCAGATAATCAAAACTGGTCTATATCTCAAGATAAATCAGGAATAATTTATGTTGCAAATAGTGCGGGTTTATTAACCTATAACGGTGCATCATGGAAGTTATATAATACGCCAAATGCCTCTGCGATGCGTTCGGTAAAAGTAATTAATAATCGAATATATGTAGGTTCTTATATGGAGTTTGGATATTATGAGAAAAATGAACTTGGAGAGCTTGAATTTACAAAACTCAGTGAAACAATTCAAAATGACATCATTGAAGATGAAGAATTTTGGCAAATAGAACATTATAAAGATTGGATATTATTCAGATCAAGACGGCGAATTTATTTTTATAATCTAAAAAGTAAAAAGTATAGATACCAGACCGTAAATAATTCACTTAATAGCCTGTCCGTTTTTGATAATCAAGTTTATTTTCATGTATCGAGGGAAGGTATTTATACCCTACAAGAAGGGCAAGAAAAGTTAGTCATATCTGACGCTTTGATTAATAGTAAAAGCGTAATCAACTTATTTAAGCTTCAAAATAATTTAGTTGCTGTTACCGATAATGGTATTTTTAAAATTGGTAAAAATGATAATAAACCGCTTAACGAGCAACTAAATAGTATTTTCGAAAATACGACGATTTACTCAGCAATTCAATTAAATGATGGACGTATGGCTCTTGGAACAGTTTCTAATGGACTAATGATCGTAGATTCTGACGGTAATATAACAGATCATATAAAGCAAGAAAATGGATTAACCAATAATACGATACTTTCTCTATTTCAAGACAGTAGCAATACAATATGGCTAGGTACAGATTATGGTATCAACTACATTAATGTAAATACTTCCTTAAAAATTTTTAACGATAGGAGGGGTAAAATAGGTACTGTTTATGATGCTATTAAGTACAATCAGTATATTTATTTAGGTAGTAATCAGGGGTTGTTTTATAAGAGTGATAATAGTTTAGATGAATACGAAATTATTCCAAATACTTCTGGACAAGTTTGGACTCTATTTGAATATAATGGAACATTATTTTGTGGTCATAATTCGGGCACGTTTATTATAAAAGACAGTAAAGCCATTAAAATTGCAGATGTTTTGGGAAGTTGGCTTTTTAGGAAAGTACCTAATCATCCTGAATTGTTGTTACAGGGCAATTATGATGGAATTCATGTTCTCAAAAGAATTGACGGCAATTGGGTATATCAACATAAATTAAAAGGATTCGATTTTTCAAGTCAATATTTTGAATTTGCGGATAATAAAATTATTGTAAACCATGAATATAAAGGTGTATTTGAACTTAAGTTTAACTCAAATTTTACTGAGTTTACAAACATCAAAAAATTTGATAGCCTTATTTCATATCAAAATTCGGGATTAAGTAAATATAAAGATCAAATCTTTTATACAAGTAAACATGGCTTTTTTAAATATAATACTGAAACCATGGAATTTATAAGAAATGATTCTATTTCTAAATTTATAAACGATGATTTTGTTTCGGGTAGAATGACCGTAAATGAGGACGGAATTTGGCTCTTTGGTAAGGACAATCTCATAAATTTAAAGCAAGGTCAACTCAGCAATCAATTAGAACTTAAAAAGGTACCATTTCCGATGACACTTTTTTCTTCTATGAAAGGATTTCAAAAATTGACCAAAATTGATGCTAATAATTACTTGGTGGGATCATCTAATGGGTTTACATTAATTGATGTAAATCATGAAAATAATCAGGAATTCGAGGTCATAATTAATGAAATTGAAAATTATAATATTCAGAATGATTTTATTTCAAAAATTGCACACAGCGAAGACCAAGTATTTAAATACAATACCAACGGCTTTGAAATCAATTATGCTGCACCATTTTACAACGCTATGTATCCTGTTCTTTACCAAACCCGTTTATTAGGGAGAGGAGATAATTGGTCGGATTGGTCAGCAGATCATAAAACCGTTTATCAAAATTTACCTGACGGAGATTATACTTTTGAAGTAAGAGCTAAAGTAGGAGAAATGGAATCAAACAATATTGCGACATTTACTTTTAGAATTGATAAACCATGGTATCGTTCAGCGATGGCCTATGTAATTTATGCTCTATCAATATTGTTTTTGGGCTTTTTTGTTCACTTAAATTATAAACGGTATTACAAGAGGCAACGTCAATTATTGTTAGAACGCAACAAGCGTGTTTTAGCCTTAAAAGAACTAAAAGCCAAAGAGCAACTAATGAATATCGAAAAAGAGCAATTGCAAAAAGATATTGACTTTAAAAATAAAGAATTGGCCATTTCGACTATGAGTATTATTAAAAAGAATGAAATATTAAGTAGCATTAAAAAGGAATTACTAATTAAAAATTCCGAAAAAGCAAAGACCGAAGTTATAAAGATTATCAATAAGAACATCAATAATAATAAAGATTGGGAATTTTTAGAAGAAGCATTTAACAATGCAGACAAAGATTTCTTAAAAAAAATAAAAAATATTCATCCCGATTTAACTCCAAATGACTTAAGATTTTGTGCCTATTTAAGGCTGAATTTATCCTCTAAAGAAATAGCTCCATTACTTAATATTTCGGTAAGAAGTGTAGAAATTAAAAGGTACCGTTTACGCAAAAAATTAAACTTATCTCATGAAGATAGCTTAATTAACTACATTTTAGAGATCTAG
- a CDS encoding alpha/beta hydrolase family protein gives MKSIIYAFLFLFILSTNAQVNVTYQKPSKEILDLVDVPLAPSVRMDDKKTVMIFLYRDAFKTIAELSEDEMRLGGLRINPKTNIGSRTNYYNNIKMKSLGSKKAELMQVSGLPENPRIANLSWSPDQKKMAFTQTSPEGVELWVIDILNASAKKLTDANINANMRDVINWFEDSEHILVKMLSEDRKDLINTAEAVPDGPTVSVNDGKKAQNRTYQDLLKNPNDEHNFEQLALSELHKVSLNGTSLKWLETAMYGSITFSPDGNYVMVNTIEKPFSYIVTYRRFPSKTKIYAKNGMEIAIVLESPLLEDLPQGFMATEKGRRNLSWRTDKPATLIYAKALDGGDPENKVDFRDEVFQLEAPFKGDGQSILKTINRYSGIQWANDNMAIAYDYWWNTRNTKTYTFNPSDASQKPIVINDRNYQDVYANPGSFITKRNDMGSYVLALDKRNNAYLIGRGFSEKGQFPFVDRMNLKSKTKQRLYQSKYTNKLENLNDYDVDKNQLLVRIESPSEYPNYYFRSVRNKKLTQLTSFENPFKAIQDVHKEVITYKRDDGLELSGTLYLPVGYDKEKKDKMPMILWAYPREFKDKSSASQNTSNPNGFIAPYWGSPIYWVNKGYVVLDDAAFPIVGEGDEQPNDTFRKQLVANAKAAIDAVDKLGYIDRNRVGVGGHSYGAFMVANLLSHSDLFAAGIARSGAYNRTLTPFGFQSEERNYWEAPDVYYTMSPFMHAEKMKTPLLLTHGAADNNSGTYPLQSERYFNALKGLGATVRLVMLPKESHGYRAKESILHLLWEQDQWLEKYVKNKAE, from the coding sequence ATGAAATCAATAATTTATGCTTTCCTATTCCTTTTTATTCTAAGTACAAACGCCCAAGTAAATGTTACCTATCAAAAACCATCTAAAGAAATTTTAGATTTGGTTGATGTGCCATTGGCTCCATCCGTTAGAATGGACGATAAAAAAACTGTTATGATTTTTCTTTATAGAGATGCTTTTAAAACTATTGCTGAGCTTTCTGAAGATGAAATGCGTTTGGGCGGATTGCGTATAAACCCAAAAACCAATATTGGTAGTAGAACTAACTATTATAACAATATTAAAATGAAAAGTTTGGGCAGTAAAAAAGCAGAATTGATGCAAGTATCTGGTTTACCTGAAAATCCAAGAATAGCGAATTTAAGTTGGAGTCCAGATCAAAAAAAGATGGCCTTTACACAAACTTCTCCAGAAGGCGTTGAATTATGGGTAATTGATATCTTAAATGCGAGTGCCAAAAAATTAACAGACGCTAATATCAATGCCAATATGCGAGATGTTATAAACTGGTTCGAGGACAGTGAGCATATCTTGGTAAAAATGCTATCAGAAGATAGAAAGGACTTAATAAATACAGCTGAAGCAGTACCTGATGGACCCACAGTTTCTGTAAATGATGGTAAAAAAGCACAAAACAGAACCTATCAAGATTTATTAAAAAACCCGAATGATGAACATAATTTTGAACAGTTAGCGTTGTCGGAATTGCATAAAGTTTCTTTAAATGGAACTTCACTAAAATGGTTGGAAACGGCAATGTACGGATCCATAACTTTTTCTCCTGACGGTAATTATGTTATGGTAAATACTATTGAAAAACCCTTTTCATATATAGTAACCTATCGTCGTTTTCCCTCTAAAACTAAGATTTATGCCAAAAATGGGATGGAAATAGCTATAGTGTTGGAATCTCCCTTATTGGAAGACTTGCCCCAAGGTTTTATGGCAACCGAAAAAGGTAGAAGAAACTTGAGTTGGCGTACCGATAAACCGGCAACACTCATTTATGCCAAAGCATTGGATGGTGGAGACCCAGAAAATAAAGTCGATTTTAGAGACGAGGTCTTTCAGCTGGAAGCTCCGTTTAAAGGAGATGGGCAATCCATTTTAAAAACAATAAATAGGTATTCTGGCATACAATGGGCAAATGACAATATGGCTATAGCTTACGATTATTGGTGGAATACCAGAAACACCAAAACATATACATTTAATCCGTCTGATGCCAGTCAAAAACCTATTGTTATTAATGATAGGAATTACCAAGATGTTTATGCAAATCCAGGCTCTTTTATTACTAAAAGAAACGACATGGGCAGTTATGTACTGGCTCTAGATAAGAGAAATAATGCTTATTTAATTGGGAGGGGGTTTTCTGAAAAAGGACAGTTTCCTTTTGTGGATAGAATGAATTTAAAAAGTAAAACCAAACAACGTTTATATCAGTCTAAATATACCAATAAATTGGAAAATTTGAACGATTATGACGTGGATAAAAACCAATTATTAGTTAGGATAGAATCCCCAAGTGAATACCCAAATTATTATTTCAGAAGTGTCAGAAATAAAAAATTAACACAATTAACCTCTTTTGAAAATCCGTTTAAAGCTATTCAAGATGTACACAAAGAAGTGATTACCTATAAGCGTGATGATGGACTGGAGCTTTCAGGTACGTTATATTTACCAGTAGGATATGACAAAGAGAAAAAAGATAAAATGCCGATGATTCTATGGGCTTACCCTAGAGAATTTAAAGATAAAAGTAGTGCTTCACAAAACACCAGTAACCCCAACGGGTTTATTGCACCCTATTGGGGTTCGCCAATTTATTGGGTAAATAAGGGTTATGTGGTGTTGGACGATGCCGCTTTTCCGATTGTAGGTGAAGGTGATGAACAACCTAATGATACTTTTAGAAAACAATTGGTGGCAAATGCCAAAGCTGCCATTGATGCTGTTGACAAGTTAGGGTATATTGATAGAAATCGTGTTGGTGTAGGCGGACATAGTTATGGAGCTTTTATGGTTGCCAATTTATTATCTCATAGCGATCTATTCGCCGCAGGAATTGCAAGAAGTGGTGCATATAACCGTACGTTAACACCGTTCGGGTTTCAAAGTGAAGAACGTAATTATTGGGAAGCTCCTGATGTTTATTACACCATGTCGCCGTTTATGCATGCGGAAAAAATGAAAACGCCTTTATTGTTAACTCATGGTGCTGCAGATAACAATTCAGGAACTTATCCACTACAAAGCGAACGCTATTTCAACGCATTAAAAGGTCTAGGAGCAACAGTAAGATTGGTAATGTTACCTAAAGAAAGTCATGGTTATAGAGCTAAAGAAAGTATTTTGCACTTGCTTTGGGAACAAGACCAATGGTTGGAGAAATACGTGAAGAATAAGGCAGAGTAA